In Streptomyces venezuelae, the sequence ATGCAGGTCGCCCGGGCCGAGGAGCACGGTGAGGCGCTCGCCGTCCTCACCGTCGACGCTCCGGTTCCCGGCAACGTCCTGGCGGACATCGCCACCGAGATCGGCGCCGCTTCGGCGCGCACGGTCAGCCTCGCCTGAGCCCGTCCGGGTAGTGGCGTGAACGAAGGGCCCGGGGGAGACCCCCGGGCCCTTTCGCGTCGTGCCGGCCGTGTGCCGCGGCGGGCGGTTCAGTTGTACGTCGCCTCCCGGGCCGGGAGGCCGGGAGCGTCGGCGGGCCGCGCCGCGGGCGGGGCGGGGGTTCCGATCCCGCGCATCAGAGCCGCGGCGGCCACGGCCGCCGCGAGCAGCAGTGCCGTACCGCCCCAGGCCGCGTACTGCATCCCGTGGACGAAGGCCTCCCGGGCCAGGGCCAGCACCTGCTCCCCGGCGGGCCCGCCGATGTGGTGGGCGGTGGCGACGGCCCCGCCCAGCGTCTCCCGCACGGCGGGCTCGGCGCCGGCCAGGTCGTCGCGGTAGACCGCGGTCCCCAGGCTGCCGAGGACCGCCATGCCCAGCGCGCCGCCGAACTCCGTTCCGGTCTCCAGCAGGGAGGCGGCCGAACCGGCCTTCTCGGCCGGGGCCGAGGCCAGCGCCATGTCGGAGACCAGGGACATCACGGAGACGATGCCCGAGGCAAGCAGCCCGGCGCCGGCCAGGATCAGCCACAGCGAGTCCGTGTCCACCAGGCTGATCAGGGCGAAGCCGGCCGCGGCGAGGACGAACCCGCCGGCGATGACGTGGGCCCGGTCCGTCTTCTGGGCCAGCGCGGCGGAGAGGGGGGCCGCGGCGCCGATGAAGACCGAGGGGGCCAGACTCCACAGGGCGGCTTCCAGGGTGCCCATCCCGAGCACCAACTGGAGGTACTGGGTGGTGAAGTAGGCCGATCCCATCATGGCGAAGGCGGCGAGGGTGTTCAGGCCGATGCCCGCCCCGAAACCGCGGCCCCGGAAGAGTGCCCGGCTCACCATGGCGTCGTCACGGGTGCGCTGACGCCGGACGAAGGCGTATCCGAAGGCGAGACCGACGGCGAGGCAGCCCAGGTAGAGGGGTGCGAACCCCTCGGCGGCGATCTCCTTGAGTCCGTAGACGACCGGCAGCACGGCGGCCATGGACAGCGGGACGCTCGCCAGGTCGAAACGGCCGGGGGCGGGGTCCTTGGACTCGGGGACCAGGACCGGGACGAGGACCAGCAGGAGCAGCATCGCGGGCACGTTGATGAGGAAGACGGAGCCCCAGTAGAAGTGGTTCAGCATCACCCCGCTGAGCACCGAGCCGAAGGCGATGCCGCCGGTCATGGCCCCGGACCAGATGGCGATGGCCGTACTGCGCTGCCTGTCGTCCTGGAAGAGGTTCCGGACGAGGGCCAGCGTGGAGGGCATCAGGGTCGCGCCGCCGATGCCGAGCAGGACCCGGGCCGCGATGAGCATCTCCGCGCTGGTGGCGCAGCCGGCGCCCACCGAGGCGAGGCCGAAGGCGGTCGCGCCGATCAGCAGCAGTCTGCGGCGGCCGATCCGGTCGCCGAGCGATCCCATCGTGATCAGCAGGCCGGAGAGGGCGAAGGCGTAGCTGTCGAAGATCCAGAGCTGCTGGGTGGAGCTCGGGTCGAGCTGGTCGGTGATGGACGGGATGGCGAAGTAGAGGACGGACACGTCCATCGAGACCAGGAGCAGCGGCAGCAACAGGACGGTGAAGGCGGTCCATTCGCGGCGGCCGGCGAGTCGCGCTGTGGCGGCTGGGTTCGTCATGAGCAGGAATATACATACGTCTTAAACGCCTGTCTATGACGACTGTCTAGAACTGTTGTCTGGGACGCTTGTCTTGCTACCGTGTGGCCATGGGACATCGCGAAGATCTGCTTGAAGGCGCCAAGAAGTGCCTGGTCGAGAAGGGGTTCGTGCGCACGACCGCGCGCGACATCGTCAGCGCCTCGGGGACCAACCTGGCCTCCATCGGCTACCACTACGGCTCGAAGGACGCCCTCCTCACCCAGGCCTTCATCGGCCTGATGGAGGAGTGGGGCGCGGTGTTCCAGGACGGACTCGACGGCGAGGGCGGATCGCTGGAGCGCTTCCGCGCCCTGTGGGAAGGGGTGTTGGCGCAGCACGAGAAGTCGGGGCCGGTCTGGGCGGCCAGCCTGGAGGTGGCGCTCGGCCGGGACCAGCGGCCGGAGTTGAGGTCCATGCTCGCGGCCTCGCAGGCCGAGGGGCGCCGAGGGCTGATCTCGATGCTCACCGGGACCCCGGAGGACCAGCTCGACGAACGGGACGTGCGCACCCTGGGCGGCTTCTACCAGGCGCTGCTGAACGGCCTGATGATCCAGTGGCTCTTCGACCCGGAGTCGGCCGCGACGGCGGAGGAGTTCACCGAGGGCATGCGCCGGGCCGCCGAGGCGATGACCCGCTCGCGGGAGGGCTGACCGGCTCCGGAGCCGCCGCCATCGGGCGCGTCCCTCACCGCCCCCAACCACCCCTGGACCGGGGGGAAGCGGCCGCCCGCGGCGCCGGGAAGGCTCACGTACGAGACCGCCACGACACCGTTCAGGCCAGGCGGGAGGCCTTGAGGGCCATGTGGAGCAGCAGGCGGTCCTCGCCCTCGTCCAGGTCGAGTCCGGTCAGCTGCTCCACCCGGGCCAGGCGGTAGTAGAGGGTCTGGCGGTGGATGCCCAGGACGGCCGCCGCACGGCCCGCCTGGCCCGCGCAGTCCAGGAAGACCTCGGCGGTGCGGGCGAGTTCGCGGTGGGCCGGCGCCAGCAGGGGGCGCGCCGCGGGGTCGTCCACCGGATCGGCGGCGAGCGTGGCCAGCAGCCGGTACGGGCCGATCCCCGACCACTGGGCGACCGGGCCCAGGCGTGGCTGGGCCGCGGCCGCCCGGGCGGCGGCGACGGCCTGCTCCCAGGCGGCGGGCAGGTCCGCGAGGCCCCGTACGGGGTCGGCGACACCGGCGGTGACCCGGTGCGCGGCGGCCGCGGCAGTACCGGTGGCTCCGCTGCCCCCGCCGCCCGGCCCCGTCGGGCTCGCACCCTGCCTGCCGGCGCCGGTTCCGCCCGGGCCGGTTCCGCCCGGGCTCCTTCCGCCCGTGCTCGATGCGCCCGGGCCCTTCCCGGCTGCTCCCGCCGTCTGCGCCGCGCGCGGCAGCAGCCGGGCCACCGCGGCGAGGGCCGGAGCCAGGGCGTCCGTCGAGCGCAGCCGGAGCAGTACCGCCAGAGCCGGTTCGCCGGGGGACTCCCCACCCGGCCCCGCTGCCGCGCCGGGCCCCGCCGCGCCGCCCGGCTCGCCGCCGCCCCGCCGCGGCACGACGCACACGGCCGCCGCGCCCGGAACCGACGCCGGAGCCTCCCCGGGCCACGGAGTCACGCAGACCGCCGCGTGCAGCCCGTCCCCGTCCGGGCCGAGGGCGGCCCGCAGCGCGGCCACCGCCATGTCCTGCTGCCAGCCGCGGCCGGCCGTGAGCACCGCCAGGAACTCCCGCGACAGGTCGGCCCCGGCCCTGGCCTCCTCGGCGAGCAGCACCCCGATGCGCTGGGCCACCTCCATGGCCGCGTCCAGGGCCGCCGGTTCGGGCCCGGGCTTGCCGGGCTCCTGGTCCAGCAGCCACACGTACCCCTGCACGATGCCCCGGTACCGCACCGGCAGGCAGATCCGCCCCCGGAACACCCCGGCGTCGGGAGCCGCCGGGATCCGGACGGGTCCGGTGGCGCGGGCGATGCCGAAGGCCTCGAACCAGGACCGGACGTCCGCCGTGGACTGCCGCGTCAGGATCGAGCGGGTCCGGACCGGGTCCATCGCGAGGTCGTCCTCGCTGTCGTGGGCGCCGAAGGCGATCAGCCGGAAGTCCCGGTTCTCCAGGGTCGCCGGGGCGCCGAGCAGCGCGGAGATCTCGTCCACCAGGTCCTGGTAATCGCCCTTCACGCGGCCATTCTCCCACTCCGGAGCGGACCCTTCAGACAGATGTATGAGATCCGGGACACGGATGCGTGACAGCTGTCGATGGCAGAGGATCGAGGCGATCCTTAGGTTTCACGGTGGTTTCACTTGCGCTTTTCTTCTGCCACCCGTTGGAGGTGCCCCCGTGCTGGGTCCCGTGATCCTCGCCGCTTCGCGCAGCGACAAGATGCGTCGTATCGTCTCCGCCGCCCCGGTGACCAAGCCGGTGGTGAATCGGTTCATCCCCGGCGAGACCGTCGACCAGGTCATCCCGATCGTCGAGGAGCTCACGGACAAGGGCCTTGAGGTCACCCTCGACGTCGTCGGCGAGGACATCACCGAGGTGGAGCAGTCCTACGCCGCCCGGGACGCCTACCTCCAGCTCATCGAACGCCTCGCGGAGCTCGGACTCGGCGAGAAGGCCGAGATGTCCGTCAAGCTGTCGATGTTCGGGCAGGCCCTGGAGGGCGGCCACGAGCTGGCGCTCGCCAACGTCCGCCCGGTCGTCGAGGCCGCCGCCGCCATCGGCACCACCGTCACGCTCGACGCCGAGGACCACACCACCCTCGACTCGATGTTCGCCATCCACGAGGAGCTGCGCCGGGACTTCCCGCAGACCGGCTGCGTGATCCAGGCGTACCTGTTCCGCACGGAGGCCGACGCCCGCCGCCTGGCCGCCGCCGGCAGCCGCGTCCGCATCGTGAAGGGCGCCTACAAGGAGCCCGCCGAGGTCGCGTACCTGGACAAGGCGGAGATCGACAAGGCGTACGTCCGGATCCTGAAGATCCTCATGGACGGCGAGGGCTACCCGATGATCGGGTCGCACGACCCGCGCCTCATCGCCATCGGCCAGGAGCTGGCCCGCAAGGCCGGGCGCAAGCTGGACGAGTACGAGTTCCAGATGCTGTACGGCATCCGCAGCGAGGAGCACCTGCGGCTCGCCGCCGAGGGCCACCGGATGCGCGTCTACACCGCGTACGGGACGGACTGGTACGGCTACTTCATGCGTCGCCTCGCGGAGAAGCCGGCCAACCTGCTCTTCTTCGTCCGCTCGATGATCACCAAGAACTAGGCACCCCACTAGCTCAAGGAGTTACCAGCCCCATGGATGCTGTGACCCAGGTCCCCGCGCCGGTCAACGAGCCGGTCCACTCGTACGCCCCCGGCACCCCGGAGCGCACGCGGCTCGAAGCGCAGCTCAAGCTGCTGTCCGAGAACCCGATCGAACTTCCGATGACGATCAACGGCGTCAAGCGGATGGGCGGCGGCGAGCGTTTCGACGTGGTCCAGCCGCACGACCACAAGTCGGTGCTCGGCACCTACGCCAACGCCACCGAGGCCGACGCGCAGGAGGCCATCGACGCCGCCCTCGCCGCCGCCCCCGCCTGGCGCTCGATGTCCTTCGACGACCGCGCCGCGATCATCCTGCGCGCCGCCGAGCTGCTGTCCGGTCCGTGGCGCGAGAAGCTCGCCGCCTCCACCATGCTGGGCCAGTCGAAGACCGCGCAGCAGGCCGAGATCGACACCCCGTGCGAGCTCGTCGACTTCTGGCGCTTCAACGTCCACTTCGCCCGCCAGATCCTGGCCGAGCAGCCGGTCGCGAACTCCGCCGGCGTGTGGAACCGCAGCGACCACCGCCCGCTCGAAGGCTTCGTCTACGCGATCACGCCGTTCAACTTCACGGCCATCGCGGGCAACCTGCCGACCGCCCCCGCCCTCATGGGCAACGTGGTCCTGTGGAAGCCCTCCCCGACGCAGACCCACTCCGCGATCCTCCTCATGGAGCTCCTGGAGGAGGCCGGCCTGCCCAAGGGCGTCATCAACCTGGTGACCGGCGACGGCATCGCGGTGTCGGAGGTGGCCCTGAACCACCCCGAGCTGGCCGGCATCCACTTCACCGGCTCGACCAAGACCTTCCAGTACCTGTGGAAGACGGTCGGCAACAACATCGAGAAGTACAAGTCCTACCCGCGCCTGGTCGGCGAGACCGGCGGCAAGGACTTCGTCGTCGCGCACCCGTCCGCGGACCGCGCCGTCCTGAAGACCGCCCTGACCCGCGGCTCCTTCGAGTTCCAGGGCCAGAAGTGCTCGGCGTCCTCGCGCGCCTACGTCCCGGCCTCGATCTGGAACGACGGCTTCAAGGAAGCCTTCGCGGCCGAGGTCGACGGGATCACCATGGGTGACGTCCGCGACCTGACCAACTTCATCGGCGCCGTCATCGACGAGCGTTCCTTCGCGAAGAACAAGGCCGCGATCGACCGCGCCATCGCCGACCCGACCTGCGAGATCATCGCCGGTGGCACCTACGACGACGCGGAGGGCTATTTCGTCCGCCCGACCGTCATCGCGTGCACCGACCCGGAGAACGAGGTCTTCACGACCGAGTACTTCGGCCCGATCCTCGCCGTCCACGTCTACGAGGACGCCGAGTTCGACGCGATGCTGGCCCAGATGGAGTCCGTCTCGGCGTACGCCCTGACCGGCTCGATCATCGCCGCCGACCGCTACGCGGCCGCGGACGCGATGGAGAAGCTCCGCTTCGCGGCGGGCAACTTCTACATCAACGACAAGTCCACCGGCGCCGTCGTCGGCCAGCAGCCCTTCGGTGGTGGCCGCGCCTCGGGTACGAACGACAAGGCGGGCGCCGCGTCGAACCTGATGCGCTGGACCTCCACCCGCTCGATCAAGGAGACGCTGGTCGCGCCGACCGACTACGCGTACCCCCACATGGGCTGATCTCCGCCCCGCTGAACCCCGCCCCCGTTCCGGCACCCCCAAGTCCGGAGCGGGGGCGGTATCCATTTCCCCCTCCGGCAACTCCTGCTAGCCTGAGCCCAGTTGTCGTGTACGGCGACACGCTCCAGTACTCGGGCCCGGTTACCCGAGGGAGCCGAGGGCTCTGACGAGTTCCCGTACGGGGTGGGATTTCTGCCAGGAGATACGAGACCTCTCAGCGTCCGTACCGGGACGACGCCCGGGGAGACGTATGTCCAGGCGCACCGACAACCGCCACCGCGTGGCCACCATCTGCCGTGAGGCCACCGGCCTGCCGCACCGCACCTGCCTCGGCTGGGCCGAAGCCGGCCTCATCACCCGCAGCCGGCCCGTCCCCGAGCCCGGGGGCGAGGCGCAGCGCGCCTTCGAGTCACTCCTGGTGGCCGCGCTCGCCGACGGGCTCCGGGAACACGACCGCCGGGACGGGGCCCTGCTCGGCTTCACCGCCGCCGGCCCGGACGGCGCCGGTCTGGCCCTCACCCTGCATCCGGCGATGGCGGACCGGGTCCTGTCCGAGGTGCTGCCGCGCCTCGACGAGCACTACGGCGGACTGCGCGGGGTGCCGGGGCTGCGCATCGCAGCGACGGGCTGCAACTGGGCCCTGACCCAGCTGCGGGACCGGGCGACGGTGACGCTGGTGCACCCCGACCCGGACTGGCGCCCGAAGCTGCCGGAGCACGGTGACGGACTGACACAGCTGTGGCGGCGCCACCGTCATCGCCTGCACCCCGTCGAGGCGGCGGAGCTGAGGGGGCGCGTCGGCACGGGGGGCGATGCCGGCTCGGTCGCGGCGCAGGACTGGCTGAACAGCAGGATGCTGAGGCGTCCCGGGCTGCTGGGCGCCGCCGGAGCCGTGCACGGACCGGCGAACGTCTACACGCACGGCGGCGGGGACGTGGTCGTCGAGTGGTGCTGCGGCGTGGAACGGGACGAACTGGAGCGGCGGCTGCGCCGCAGCGGTCTGGCCGAGCGGCCCGGCCAGATCGCGGAGAGGCTGCGGGACCAGCCGTGGTTCCCCGGTGAGATCGCACTGGGCGGAGCCTTCGTCACCCTGCGGCGCAGGCCTTGCCACGTTTCGTACGCCACGGCGCGGAGGGCGGACGGATGCTGACCGCGGCGATCGTGACGGCGGCCGTGCTCGGGGTCGCCAAGGTGGCGCGGGACTGGCTGATCCTGCGGCAGGTACGCGCCGCCATGGACGCCGGCACCCCGCAGGACCGGGTACGGATCGGGATGCGGCTCGCCGAGGCCCTCGGGGGCGGGCCGTCCGGGCCCGCCCCCGAGCAGCCCGGCGGCGAGGCCGTCACACCTCCACGATGACCTGGTCCAGGGACTTGCGCCGGAGGTCCGGGACCTCGCAGTCGTCCGCCGGGTAGCCCACCGGGATCACGGCGAAGGCCTTTTCGTTCTCCGGGCGGTCCAGGACGTGGCTGAGGAAACGCATGGGGCTGGGGGTGTGGATGAGCGCCGCGAGGCCGGACAGGTGGAGGGCGGACAGGAGCATGCCGACCGCGATGCCGACCGACTCGTCGACGTAGTAGTGCTTGTGCTTGGTGCCGTCCGGCCCGAGCCAGTAGCGCTGCTGGAAGACCACGATCAGCGCCGGGGCGTCCGTGAGGTGGGTCTTCACGGCGTCCGTGCCGATCGGCCGCAGGGCGGCGAGCCACTCGTCGCCCAGCCGGCCGTCGTAGGACAGCTGCTCCTCCTGCTCGGCCGCGGCGCGGATCTGCCGGCGGACTTCCGGGTTCTTGACCAGGACGAAGGTCCATGGCTGCTGGTGCGCTCCGGAGGGGGCGGTCGCGGCGCAGGCGATGGCGTCCCGGACCACCTGCTCGGGCACCGGGTCGGGGGAGAAGTGGCGCACGGTCCGCCGCTCGTCCATCCGGGCCCGCAACTCGGCGGCGCGCGCGAGCGATTCACCGCGCGCCATCCGCTCGGGCCGGTAGGGGACGGGACGGTACGGCTGGCCGTGGATCGGGGTCCACTGCTGGGTACGGGGCGACATGGGGCGAGTCTGCCGAGGCAATGGTCCAGACCGCTAGAGCGGCTTCGGCCGATGGCGGCCGGTGGACGCCCCCCCGGCGTCCGCAATGCGGTCCTTGGTACGGTCGCGGGACGGGCGACCGGCCCCGGTTCCCCCACCCGGTACACCGACTGGCTGGAGCGGCCATGGACACGCTGACCGCGCACACCTCGCAACTGACCGCCGACGAGCTCCGGGCGATCAGATCCCTCCTCGACGACGCCTTCGCGGGGGACTTCGCCGACGAGGACTTCGAGCACGCGCTCGGCGGGATGCACGTCGTGATCGGCATCGACGGCGGGCTCGTCGCCCACGGCAGCGTCGTGCAGCGGCGGGTCGTGCACCGGGGACGCGCCCTGCGCACCGGATACGTCGAGGCCGTGGCCGTACGGCCCGGTCTGCGGCGCCAGGGCCTCGGCGGCCAGGTGATGGCGCGGCTGGAGGAGGTCGTCGCGGGGGCCTACGAGCTCGGTGCGCTCTCGGCGTCCGAGGAGGGGGCCGGGCTCTACCTCGCCCGCGGCTGGTCGGCGTGGCCGGGCCGGGTGGGGGCGCTCTCGCCGGACGGGCCGGTGCGGCTGCCCGAGGAGGAGGGATCCACCTACGTGTGGACACCGCCCGGCGGAGTCCGCCTGGACCCCGCCGCGCCGCTCGACTTCGACTGGCGCAACGGGGACGTCCTCTAGGGCGTCTCCCGGACCGTGCCGACGCCCGGGCCGTCTCTTCCGGATCTTGTCGGGCCCGCGACGCCCGGCACCGCACCCGGCCGCGTTGTCGGGGCCGCCCGGGTACGTCCGGTACACGGGCGCCCCTGCGCCTTGCCGGCCACGGCACCGGACGCCGCCGGCTCGGCCGACAGGATCCGAAAGGGACGGCCTCAGCCCGAGACGCTCGCCGCGCCCGTCTCGATGTGGCCCGTGTAGCGGCGCGACCAGGTGCCGTCGGAGTCGGCCAGGATCGTGAAGTCGTACCAGCCCTTGCTGTAGGCCACGGCGTTGAAGAAGTCCTCGCGCGAGGAGTTCGCCGGGACCGTGTAGGTCCACGGGCCGTCCGTGCGGTAGGCGTTCGAGCGGATGGTGAAGGTGACGGGGGAGCCGGAGGAGTTCTTCATCCTGAAGTAGACCGCCGGCCTGCCGGTGCCCGGCTCGACCGCGAAGCGGGCCGCCACCTCGATGTCCTTGCCCGGCTTCGACGCGTCGCCGATGAAGCGCCGCAGGAAGCGGTTCGGCCCGTGCATCGAGATGTCGTACTTGCCCGAGCCGTGGCCGAGGCCGATGTGGAAGTAGTCGCTGCCGGTGCCGCCCGGGTCGACGGTGTACTGCCAGGCCGTCGTGTCCCGGTACTGGTGCGGGTGGATCGAGAAGTGCGCCGCCCGCTTCGCCTCGGCGCCCTGGTTGGCCATCGAGAACCAGGCCGTGATCTGGCCGGCCGGCCCGAACTCGAAGCGGTCCAGATTGCCGTTCACCTGGTACGGCAGGGCCCGCGCCGGGCGGGTTCCGGGCTCCTGCACGGGGAGGGCGTTGTCCTGCGGCGCCGGGTTGGGGAGCGGGGCGCAGGTCGCCTGTCCGATCACCTTGGCGGTGGACGGGAGGCCCGCGGGGACCCCGTAGACCGGGTGCGCGAAGTCGAAGACACCGGTCAGGTCGCCGACCACCTTGCGGCGCCAGGCGCTGATGTTCGGGCAGGTGGCGGGGGTGCCGAGGGCGGCCGTCCACTTCTCCATGAACCGCAGCACGGAGGTGTGGTCGAAGACCTCCGAGCTCACCCAGCCGCCGCGGGTCCAGGGGGACATCACGATCATCGGGACGCGGAAGCCGAGGCCGACGGGGAGTCCGTCGATGTACTCGCCGGGGGTGCCGGGCGGGGCGACCGGCGGCGGCACGTGGTCGAAGAACCCGTCGTTCTCGTCGTAGTTGAGGAAGAGGACCGTGGAGTCGAACACCTCGGGGTCGGCGGCCAGGGCGCGGTAGACCAGGTCCACGAAATGGGCGCCGTCGCCGGGCGGGGCGTACGGGTGCTCCGAGAAGGCCTCGCTCGCCACGACCCAGGAGACCTGGGGGAGGGTGCCCGCGAGGACGTCCGCGCGGATGGCGGCCGCGATGTCGTCCGGGGTGGAGCCGGTGACCTTCGGGACCGAGCCCATGCCCCGGTCCCACAGCGGGTCGCCGGGGGCGGCGTCCGTGAACCGCTTGAAGTAGGCGAGCCCGTTGTCCCCGTAGTTGTCCTGGGCGTTCTGGTAGACCTTCCAGCTCATGCCGGCCCGCTGGAGGGCCTCTGCGTACGTCTCCCAGGTCAGCCCGGACTCCTCGCCGCCGTCCTTGCTGGTGGCGTCGATCTTGCCGCTCCACAGGAAGGTGCGGTTGGGGCCGGTCGCGCTGAGGGCGGAGCAGAAGTACGCGTCGCAGACCGTGTAGCTGTCGGCGAGGCCGTAGTGGAAAGGGATGTCCCCCCGGTCCAGGTGGCCGAGGGTACGGGCATTGCCGACGCCGGTGACCCAGTTGTCCATCCGGCCCTTGTTCCAGGCGGCGTGCTGCGAGGTCCAGCTGTGCGGGAGGTCTCCGGTGCACTGGGCCAGGGTCGCGCCGTCCGCGCCGCCCGCCGGCGGGGTGGCCGACAGCTTCCACGGGTACTGGCGTCCGCCCCAGTTGGGCTGGTTGAACATGCCCCAGCCGCCCGGGATGTTGCCGGCGGCGCGGTCGCCGAACCCGCGGACGCCCTTCAGCTTCCCGAAGTAGTGGTCGAAGCTCCGGTTCTCCTGCATCAGGATCACCACGTGCTTCACATCGGTGATGGTGCCGGTCGCGGCGGCCGCGGCCGCCGTCGTCGGTGCGACCGCGGGCAGGGTGGCACCCGCCACCAGCCCGGCGCCGATTCCCACGAAACCTCTGCGGCTGATGGGTGTCACTGGCCTCTCGCCTCCAACTCACGTGCCCCGGCGGCACATCGACGGCAAGAGTGGCGGTGCCCGGATCAAAGGTCTACATCCGTGCGGTAAGAAAACGGTGAACATAAGGGTGGCCGGAATCAGCCCCCGACCCGGACCAGCATCTTGCCCAGGTTGTCCCCGCGGAGCATGCCCAGAAAGGCCTCGACGGTCCGGTCAAAGCCCTGGACAACGGTGGTGTCGGTGCCGATCCGGCCGCTGCGCAGATGGGGGACGAGGAAGCCCTCCAACTCGTCCTGCAGATTGGTGTGATTGCGAACCAATACACCTTCCAGGCGCAGGGACTTGTGTACGACCTCGAAGAGGTTGCGGGGCGCGGCCGGCGAGCGGTCCCCGTTGTACATCGAGATCGCGCCCACCCAGGCGACCCGTCCGTGCTCGCGCAGCGCGTCGATCGCCCCTTCCAGGTGGTCCCCGCCGACGTTGTCCACGTACACGTCGATCCCGTCCGGCGCGGCCTGCGCGAGCTGCTCCCCGACCGGCCCGTCGTGGTAGTCGAAGGCCGCGTCGAAGCCGAGCGTGCCCGTGAGGTGGCGGACCTTGGCCGCCGAGCCCGCGC encodes:
- a CDS encoding MFS transporter, with amino-acid sequence MTNPAATARLAGRREWTAFTVLLLPLLLVSMDVSVLYFAIPSITDQLDPSSTQQLWIFDSYAFALSGLLITMGSLGDRIGRRRLLLIGATAFGLASVGAGCATSAEMLIAARVLLGIGGATLMPSTLALVRNLFQDDRQRSTAIAIWSGAMTGGIAFGSVLSGVMLNHFYWGSVFLINVPAMLLLLVLVPVLVPESKDPAPGRFDLASVPLSMAAVLPVVYGLKEIAAEGFAPLYLGCLAVGLAFGYAFVRRQRTRDDAMVSRALFRGRGFGAGIGLNTLAAFAMMGSAYFTTQYLQLVLGMGTLEAALWSLAPSVFIGAAAPLSAALAQKTDRAHVIAGGFVLAAAGFALISLVDTDSLWLILAGAGLLASGIVSVMSLVSDMALASAPAEKAGSAASLLETGTEFGGALGMAVLGSLGTAVYRDDLAGAEPAVRETLGGAVATAHHIGGPAGEQVLALAREAFVHGMQYAAWGGTALLLAAAVAAAALMRGIGTPAPPAARPADAPGLPAREATYN
- a CDS encoding TetR/AcrR family transcriptional regulator, with protein sequence MGHREDLLEGAKKCLVEKGFVRTTARDIVSASGTNLASIGYHYGSKDALLTQAFIGLMEEWGAVFQDGLDGEGGSLERFRALWEGVLAQHEKSGPVWAASLEVALGRDQRPELRSMLAASQAEGRRGLISMLTGTPEDQLDERDVRTLGGFYQALLNGLMIQWLFDPESAATAEEFTEGMRRAAEAMTRSREG
- a CDS encoding PucR family transcriptional regulator — protein: MKGDYQDLVDEISALLGAPATLENRDFRLIAFGAHDSEDDLAMDPVRTRSILTRQSTADVRSWFEAFGIARATGPVRIPAAPDAGVFRGRICLPVRYRGIVQGYVWLLDQEPGKPGPEPAALDAAMEVAQRIGVLLAEEARAGADLSREFLAVLTAGRGWQQDMAVAALRAALGPDGDGLHAAVCVTPWPGEAPASVPGAAAVCVVPRRGGGEPGGAAGPGAAAGPGGESPGEPALAVLLRLRSTDALAPALAAVARLLPRAAQTAGAAGKGPGASSTGGRSPGGTGPGGTGAGRQGASPTGPGGGGSGATGTAAAAAHRVTAGVADPVRGLADLPAAWEQAVAAARAAAAQPRLGPVAQWSGIGPYRLLATLAADPVDDPAARPLLAPAHRELARTAEVFLDCAGQAGRAAAVLGIHRQTLYYRLARVEQLTGLDLDEGEDRLLLHMALKASRLA
- a CDS encoding proline dehydrogenase family protein, encoding MLGPVILAASRSDKMRRIVSAAPVTKPVVNRFIPGETVDQVIPIVEELTDKGLEVTLDVVGEDITEVEQSYAARDAYLQLIERLAELGLGEKAEMSVKLSMFGQALEGGHELALANVRPVVEAAAAIGTTVTLDAEDHTTLDSMFAIHEELRRDFPQTGCVIQAYLFRTEADARRLAAAGSRVRIVKGAYKEPAEVAYLDKAEIDKAYVRILKILMDGEGYPMIGSHDPRLIAIGQELARKAGRKLDEYEFQMLYGIRSEEHLRLAAEGHRMRVYTAYGTDWYGYFMRRLAEKPANLLFFVRSMITKN
- the pruA gene encoding L-glutamate gamma-semialdehyde dehydrogenase, whose protein sequence is MDAVTQVPAPVNEPVHSYAPGTPERTRLEAQLKLLSENPIELPMTINGVKRMGGGERFDVVQPHDHKSVLGTYANATEADAQEAIDAALAAAPAWRSMSFDDRAAIILRAAELLSGPWREKLAASTMLGQSKTAQQAEIDTPCELVDFWRFNVHFARQILAEQPVANSAGVWNRSDHRPLEGFVYAITPFNFTAIAGNLPTAPALMGNVVLWKPSPTQTHSAILLMELLEEAGLPKGVINLVTGDGIAVSEVALNHPELAGIHFTGSTKTFQYLWKTVGNNIEKYKSYPRLVGETGGKDFVVAHPSADRAVLKTALTRGSFEFQGQKCSASSRAYVPASIWNDGFKEAFAAEVDGITMGDVRDLTNFIGAVIDERSFAKNKAAIDRAIADPTCEIIAGGTYDDAEGYFVRPTVIACTDPENEVFTTEYFGPILAVHVYEDAEFDAMLAQMESVSAYALTGSIIAADRYAAADAMEKLRFAAGNFYINDKSTGAVVGQQPFGGGRASGTNDKAGAASNLMRWTSTRSIKETLVAPTDYAYPHMG
- a CDS encoding nitroreductase family protein produces the protein MSPRTQQWTPIHGQPYRPVPYRPERMARGESLARAAELRARMDERRTVRHFSPDPVPEQVVRDAIACAATAPSGAHQQPWTFVLVKNPEVRRQIRAAAEQEEQLSYDGRLGDEWLAALRPIGTDAVKTHLTDAPALIVVFQQRYWLGPDGTKHKHYYVDESVGIAVGMLLSALHLSGLAALIHTPSPMRFLSHVLDRPENEKAFAVIPVGYPADDCEVPDLRRKSLDQVIVEV
- a CDS encoding GNAT family N-acetyltransferase, yielding MDTLTAHTSQLTADELRAIRSLLDDAFAGDFADEDFEHALGGMHVVIGIDGGLVAHGSVVQRRVVHRGRALRTGYVEAVAVRPGLRRQGLGGQVMARLEEVVAGAYELGALSASEEGAGLYLARGWSAWPGRVGALSPDGPVRLPEEEGSTYVWTPPGGVRLDPAAPLDFDWRNGDVL
- a CDS encoding phosphocholine-specific phospholipase C, whose translation is MTPISRRGFVGIGAGLVAGATLPAVAPTTAAAAAATGTITDVKHVVILMQENRSFDHYFGKLKGVRGFGDRAAGNIPGGWGMFNQPNWGGRQYPWKLSATPPAGGADGATLAQCTGDLPHSWTSQHAAWNKGRMDNWVTGVGNARTLGHLDRGDIPFHYGLADSYTVCDAYFCSALSATGPNRTFLWSGKIDATSKDGGEESGLTWETYAEALQRAGMSWKVYQNAQDNYGDNGLAYFKRFTDAAPGDPLWDRGMGSVPKVTGSTPDDIAAAIRADVLAGTLPQVSWVVASEAFSEHPYAPPGDGAHFVDLVYRALAADPEVFDSTVLFLNYDENDGFFDHVPPPVAPPGTPGEYIDGLPVGLGFRVPMIVMSPWTRGGWVSSEVFDHTSVLRFMEKWTAALGTPATCPNISAWRRKVVGDLTGVFDFAHPVYGVPAGLPSTAKVIGQATCAPLPNPAPQDNALPVQEPGTRPARALPYQVNGNLDRFEFGPAGQITAWFSMANQGAEAKRAAHFSIHPHQYRDTTAWQYTVDPGGTGSDYFHIGLGHGSGKYDISMHGPNRFLRRFIGDASKPGKDIEVAARFAVEPGTGRPAVYFRMKNSSGSPVTFTIRSNAYRTDGPWTYTVPANSSREDFFNAVAYSKGWYDFTILADSDGTWSRRYTGHIETGAASVSG